Genomic DNA from Haloarcula marina:
TGCCGCCGATGATGAGTGCTTCCATGGTCGTGCCTCTCGGGCGGGACCTGTATAGTTGTGGGACGGGTCCGGGCGTAACGATTTTCACGCCGTTCGGCGTGGTTCGACTCGAGACATGACCGAGTACGAAGTCGTCATCATCGGTGCGGGACCGGACCCGTCGAACCCCTCTGTCGACGGGTTCGCGATGGGGTATCGACACGCCGAAGCGTTCGAGAACGACGGCCGGTGCGAGGTGGTCGGCGTCGCGGACATCGTTCCCGAGAACGGGGCCGCCTTCGCGGCGACGTTCGACCTGCCCGAGTCGGCCGTCTACGAGGAGTACGAGACGATGCTGGCCGAACTGGACCCCGACATCGCCACGGTCGCGGTGCCGCCAGCGGTCCACCACGACGTGGTCGTCGGCTGTGCCCGGAGCGATACCGTCGACGCAATCCACTGCGAGAAACCGATGGCGACCAGTTGGGGCGACGCCCAGACGATGGTCCAAGGGTGCTGGCGGCGCGACGTGCAACTCACCTTCAACCGCCAGCGCCGCTTCGGCAAGCCGTTCGTCGAGGCGAAGCGACTGCTCGACGACGGGGAAATCGGCGACTTGCGCCGGGTCGAGATTACGTGGGGCGACTTCTACGACACCGGCGCGCACACCGTCGACTTGGCGGGGATGTTCAACGACGAACGCCCCGCGGAGTGGGTGCTGGCCGCCCTCGATTACCGCGAGGAGGACGTACGCTTTGGCACCCATCAGGAGAACCAGATGTGGGCGCAGTGGCGCTACGACAACGGCGTCTACGGCACGCTCTCGGGCGGGACGGGGAGCGACTTCGCCGACGCCGCGTTCGTCCTCCGGGGCACGACCGGCGAGATACGCATCGACGTGGCCGACGGGCCGATGCTCGAAGTCGTCCACGGCGGGGACCGCGAGGCCATCGACGTGAACGGCGAGACGATGCACGCCACCGGGTCCGAAACCGACCGGTTCGGGTCGGCCTTTCAGGACCGGGCGGCGAGCGAAGTTGTCGATGCGCTCGACGAGGGCCGGGAACCGGTCCTCAGCGGACGGCGCGGCCTCAACACGGCCGAGATACTGTTCGCGGGCTACGAGTCTGCCCGACGAACCGGGCGGGTCGACCTCCCCGCAGAAATCGAGGGGCATCCGCTCGAAGAGATGGTCGCGTCGGGGCGGTTGACGCCGGAATCCGTCGAGGAGTAAGCACGGCTGCGCGGTTTTACACGGTGAAAGGGCGAACGCGCCCCGAAGAACGCGCGTTCAGTCGTCCAGCGGCGCGCTGTCCCAGTACTCGTGGTCCGGTTGGGTCCGGAAGCACGCGGTGCGGTGCTCGTTCGTCTCGCCCGTGAGGGCGGGACAGGACTCGCGACACGCCTCTCGCGCCTCCGGACAGCGCGTGTGGAACCGACACCCGCTCGGCGGATTGACCGGGTCGGGGATGTCGATTTTCCGCATCGGCGGTTCGCTCGCGCCCGCCGAGTGGAGCGCGAGGTCCGGCGTCGCCCACCGAAGCACGTTCGTGTACGGATGGCCGGGGTCCTCGATGAGTTGCTCCGCCGGACCGACTTCGACGAGTTCGCCCAGGTACATCACGCCGATGCGACCGTTCCCGTGCTCGGCGAAGTACCGCGCGTTCGAGAGGTCGTGGGAGATGAACACGAACGAGGTGTCGAAGTCGTCCTGCAAGTCGAGCATGAGGTCCATCATCTCGACGCGGAGCGACACGTCCAGCGCGCTGATGGCCTCGTCCGCGAGGATGAGGTCCGGGTTCATCAGCAGGGCGCGCGACAGCGCCACGCGCTGTTGCTCCCCGCCGCTGAGTTGGTGGGGATACCGGTCGGCGAAGTCCGCGGCCGGGTTCATCCCGACGCGTTCGAGCAGCGAGTAGATGCGCTCGCGACGCTCGCTGAGGCCCACGTCCGGGTGAGTGAGTTTGATGGGTTGGGCGAGGATGTCGACGATGCGCTGGTTCGGGTTCAGCGAACTCCCGGGGTCCTGATGGATTATCTGGAGCGACGAGCGAATCTCGTCGAACGGGATGTCCACGTCGCCGCGGCCGTCCTTGGCCGCCCAGATGTCCTGTCCGCGGTAGCGGACGGTGCCGCCGGTGGGTCGCTGGAGTCCGATGCTTGTCTTCCCGAGCGTCGATTTCCCACACCCGCTCTCACCGACGAGGGCGAGCACGTCGTTCTCCTCGATGTCGAGCGAGATACCGTCGACGGCCCTGACGGTGTCCGGTTCCTCGAAGAAGTCGAGCAGTCCTTGGTCCTCCTCGAAGTGGACTTCGACGTCCTCCAGCGAGATGAGCGGTGCGTCGTCCCCTGTCGTCGCGTCGGCGACGTGGTCGGTCTGACTCATTGTTCGTCCTCCGTCGCGACGCCGACCGCGTCGGCGTCGATTGCCTCGAAGTTCAGTTCGATGGTCTCGCGCGCCTGCTCCCAGTGGTGGCAGGCCGTGCTGTGACCCTCGCCCGTCGCGTAGAACTCTGGGTCGACCTCGCGGCACTCGTCGGTCGCCAGCGGACAGCGCGGCGCGTACGAACAGCCAGACGGCACGTTGATCGGCGCGGGGCTCTGTCCCTCGATGGCGCGCATCTCTTCGAGCGGCGCGTCGAGGTTCGGCGTCGAGTTGAGCAGGGCACGCGTGTACGGGTGCCCGGAGTTGCCGATGAGTTGGTCCCGCGGCGCGACTTCGATGAGGTCGAAGGCGTACATCACGGCCATCCGGTCGGCCAGCGCGGCCACCAGCGGCAGGTCGTGCGTGATGAACACCATCGTCAGGTCGTACTTCTCCTGTAGCTCCTGGAGGAGCATCAGGATGGACCGCTGCATCAGCAGGTCCAGCGCCGCCGTCGGTTCGTCCATCACGAGGACGTTCGGTTCGAGGATGAGCGAGAGCGCGATGAGCGCGCGCTGTTGCATCCCACCCGAGAGTTCGTGCGGGTACGAGTCCAGCACGCGGTCGGGGTCGAGATACAGGTCAGAGAGGAGTTCGCGGGCGAACTCCATCCCTTCGGTCACGTTGGCGTCGTGGGCCTTCAGCGTCTCCTCGAAGTGCCCGCCGATTTTCATCGTGGGGTTGAACGAACTCATCGCCCCCTGGAACACCATCGCAACCTCCTCCCAGCGGAACTGTCGGAGTTCCTCGTCGCTGAGTTCCAGCACGTCGATGGTCGTCCCGTCGTCCTTGTGGTAGAGGATTTCGCCGGAGAGGCGGCCGGGGTCGGGAATCGCGTCGAGCATCGCCGACGCGAACATCGACTTGCCGCTGCCGCTCTCGCCGACGACGCCGACCACTTCGCCGCGCTCGACGGCCATGCTCACGTCGTCTAAGACGAACGTCTCGCCGCCGTCGTACGTGACCTTGGCGTTGCGCATCTCGATGATGGGGTCGGTCGCTTCCGTCGGGTCGCCGTGTCGCTGTGTCGTCGTCGCGTCTGGAGTCATCTAGAGCACCTCCGTCACGGTGGCGTCCTCGTCGTCGCTGGCCGTCGATTTGGACTCGCCAGCCATCCGGGTTCGGACCCGGGGGTTGAACACGCGGTCCATCCCCTGTCCGAGGAGGATGAGGCCGAGCGAGAGGCCCATGATGGCGACCATCGGGGCCAACAGCCAGTGGGCCGCGCTCCACGAGAACAGCGCGCCGCCGCTGTACGCGAAGTTCAGCGTCACGCCCCAGTTCTGCGTCGAGTAGGGGAGGACGCCGAGGAAGTACAGGCCGACCGAGGCGAACATGACGTAGCGCGCGGCGAACACGAAGTTGACCGTCACGTACGGCATGAGGTTCGGGATGATGTCCTTCGCGATGATGCGGGGCGTGCTGACGCCCATCGTCCGGGACGCCTCGACGTAGTCGTTCTCGCGTATGGTGAGAACCTGCGAGCGGAGCGACCGGCCGAGACCGGCCCAGTAGCTGATGTTGATGATGACGCCCAGCAGGATGGGGTTCTCGGGGTTCAGCGTCACCGCGAGGATGATGACGAGCGGGAGGCCCGGAATCGCCATCACGAGGTCCGAGAAGGACATCAGCGTCCGGTCGACGCGGCCGCCCTTGTACCCCGCGAGCGTCCCGATGGCGACGGCGATACCCGTCGCCCAGACCGCACCGGCCGTAATCATCAGCAGGATGGCCGGGGTCGAGTGGATGATGAGCGCGGCGAGGTCGACCCCCGAGGCGGTGGTGCCGAGGGGGTACTTCATATTCTCGAACAGCATCAGATAGCGCGGCGCTTGGCTGGTCGACGGTTCGCGCCAGAGGCCCAGCACCGCGACGAGCGCCATCAGCAGGTAGAACCCGATGATGAGGAACCCGATGCGGGTCCGCCAGTCGGCCCACGCGACCAGTAGCGGGGTCCGAATCTGCTCTTCGTACACCTCGCGGAGTCGCTCGCCCGTCGACATGTCGGGTGCCGACGTGCTCTCGCTCCGCCAGTCGACGCCCGTGCTGTCCGTCTCAGTATGCTTCATCTGATTCACCTGCGCTGATTCGCGGATCGATTTTGCTGTAGGTCAGGTCGGCGACGTAGACGCCCAGCACCAGCGCCACGGTGATGACGAGGAACGTCCCCATCATCAGTGGGTAGTCGTTGGCGTTCAGCGCCGAAATCATGTAGTAGCCGAGGCCGGTGTAGGAGAATATCTGCTCTAGGATGACGGTTCCGCCGAGGCGGAAGCCGAGCAGGAGCAGGAACCCCGTGTACATCGGCAGGATGGCGTTCCGGGCGACGTACCGGGTCGCGATACGGCGGTCCGCGAGGCCGCGGAGCCGAGCCACCTGCACGTAGTCGTTCCCGAGCACCTGGATGCTGTTGCCACGCATCGCGAGCGCCTGTCCACCGATGGCACCGATGGTGTACGAGAAGATGGGAAGCACGCTATGTTTCAGCGCGCTGACGATGAACGGGATGCCGAGTTCTCGCTCGACGCCGTTCGCGACAGTCCCCGCCGTCGGGAGCCACCCGAACTGGTAGGCGAAGACGTACAGCGCGATGACGGCGACGACGTAGAACGGGAGCGACATCAGCGAAATCGAGACGCCGGAGACCACCTGGTCGAACCGGCTCCCCTCCCAGTAGGCCTGCAGCGACCCGAGGAAGATGCCGACCGCGAAGACGAGTATCGTCGAGACGAGCACGACGAAAATCGTCCACGGCGCCGCGCTGGCGAGCACCGACACGACAGGCTCACCGAGCGAGATGGACTCCCCGAGGTTCCCCTGAAAGAGCGCGAGCATGTAGTCGATGTACTGCCGCCACAGGGGCGCGTCGGGCTGGATGTTCTGCAGGTTCGCGATTCTCGCGTCGACTTCGTCGGCTGGCACTCCCTGCCGGAGCAGTTGGGCGCGTAACAGCGTGAACGGGCCGCCGGGGAGCAACCGGACCAGACCGAAGGTCAGCGACGCCACGAGGAATATCGTGACGAACACTCTGGCGGTCCGGCGCACGTAGTAGTTGACCATTGCGTACTTCCTCTGGTGGTGTTATTCTTTGGCGCTGAGCTTGCCCTGCTTGGGGAGCCAGTGGGAGGGCCACTTGACGCCGCGGGCCGGGTCGTCTTCGGACGCAACGTCCCACTCGGCGTCGGTGAGCCACGACTGGTCGAGTTTGCCGACCAGGCCCAGCACCGGGAGGTTCTGGTTGTGGTGCCACGCGACGCGCTGGACCGTCTCGGCGACCTGTCCCTGGTCCTGGGTCGTCGCGACGCTCTGAATCTCTTCGAGCGGGTTCAGCGTCATCTGGCCCGAGCCGTCCATCGCGGGGACGGTCTTCTGGCCCTCGGTGAAGTTGTGCCCACCGTTGATGTCGGGAATCTTCATCTGCCAGCGCAGCGGGAAGTACGGGAACGACGAGCGAGCGCCGCCCGGCAGCCAGTACAGCGCGCCCATCTTGAAGTTGGACTCGATGTAGGCGCTGAAGTAGTCGCCGCCCGGCAGGGAGTTGATTTCGAAGTCGAAGCCGAAGGAGTTCAGTTGGTCGACGACGGTGTTGGTCGCCGTCGTCCAGTCGGTCCATCCGGCCGGGGTGATGTAGCTGCCGCCAAGCGTGTTGCCGTTGCTGTCCTGCCACTTGCCGCCGGACTTCGAGTAGCCCGCCTCGCGGAGCAGCGACGCCGCCTTCTCGGACTGGGTGGCGTCCATGCCGTAGCTCTCGAAGTTGCTGTAGGCGTCACCGAGCCACGACTCCTGGTCGGCCGGGGCGATACCGGTGACCTTCGGTGCGGGGTCTTTCGTGCGCGGGCCAGCGTTGTCGGCCACCTGCTGGCGGTTGATGACGTGGGCGACGGCCTGTCGGACCTTCCGCTTCCCGAAGTCCTTATCGCCGTGGTTGAACAGGACACCGTAGCCCCACTTCGCCGGAAGCGGTATCTCCTCGACGCGGTCGGGGAAGTTCGCGACGATTTTCGGCGGGGCGAACAGCGTCGTAACGACGTCGAGTTCGCCGCCCATCAGGCCCTGCTGGAGCGCGGTGTTGTCCTGTCGGCTCAGCAGTTCGAGCGTGCTGAAGTTGATGTTGTCCGCGTTGTAGAACTCGCTGTTGCGCGAGAGCGTCCACGCCTGGTCGTTTTTCCCCTCGTAGCTGAACGGTCCGTTTCCGTGGATGTCTTCTTCCCACTGGAACTGCTGGATGGCCGCCGCGTCCTTATCGAGGAACTCGTTGAAGACGGGCTGGTAGCCGTGAATCCGGAGGTCGCCGTTGGCGAGTGTGTGCTTGATAATCTCCGGGTTCGACGGCCGCTTGAGGTTGATGACGACCGTCTTGTCGTCCTCGCCCTGTTCGACGCTGTCGGCGAAGTCCCACAGAGTCGCGCCGGTCTTTTTCATCAGCTTGAACTGCGTGATGACGTCGCCCGCGGTGACGGGGTCGCCGGTGTCCCACGTCAGGTCGTCGCGCAGGGTCAGGGTGACTGTCTGTCCCTCGATGTTCCAGCTCTCGAGGCCCGCCATCTCGAACTCCTGCGTCGAGAAGTTGTAGGCGGCGAAGCGCTCGAAGAGGTGGTTTCCGGCGATGTAGTCGTAGTTCTGCGTCGCCATCGGATTGAGGTGCATGTTCGCCGGCACGCCCTCGTTCGTGGCACCGGTCAGCGTCGCGTTGAGGACCTGCGACCCGCTCTCGCCGCCGCTGTCGGTCGAGGCGTCGCCGTCCCCCTCGCCGTCGGTGGCTCCGCCGTCGCCGCCGTCGCCGCCGCCACACCCGGCGAGGGCTGCGGCACCGGAGACACCGGTCAGTTTCACGAAGTTCCGTCGGCTAATCAGGTCGCGATAGTCATCAGTAGCTTGTGACATGGCGTACAATGAGACGAGTCCGCTAACCAGTATTAAACATTTTGGTCAATCATCGACATTGTCCCCGATTAGGGCCGGTTTCTCCAATCTGGGCGGGGGTGATACCCCGCTCGGACGCGACTGAGATGCCGGTCTGCGCCGAGGCGCGGACCAGCGAAAGAATTATCATTCGGTATTCGTTACCACAGGCAATGCGCTCTGACGATTCGAGGGGGCTCTCTCGCCGTAGCTTCGTCCGTGCGGCCGTGGCTATCGGCGGGACGAGCGCCCTCTCGGCGTGTCTCGAAAGTGAACAGGAGAAACTCGACGGCGAGCAACGAACGGAGACGGCGACCGATTCGGGGCCGCAGTTCCCGCGCGGGGACGTCGACGCCGTCCCGAACGGCCAGCACCGGTGGGGCGAATATCTCGTCCGCGACGCACACGGGAACACGGTCCCCCCGCAGCAACTCGTCGTGGTCGGCCTCTCCTACGAGGGGTCGGCCCCGCCGACGGCCGACGAACGCGAACAGGTGGAAAACGCGCTGCGAACGCTCGACCGCGCGTTCCAGTGGGGAACCGGCGGCAACGCCGGGGCGGCGTTCCACCGCGGCCTCCTCTACATGCTCGGCTACGCGCCGCGGTACTTCGAGCAGGTCGGGGACGTTCCCGAGGGACTGGCGACGCCGGAGTCCGTTCTCGACGCGGTCGGTGAAGACCCCGCACACGCCGACGGCTACGACGCGGTGCTGGTGCTGACCAGCGACATCGGGTCGGTCGTCCTCTCGGCGGAGGCGGCGCTGTTCGGCGAACTCGACGAGGTCAACGGCCTCCCGGTCGAGGGGACGTTCGAGGGCGTCTTCTCGAAGGCCGGTCGTCACACCGGCTACGTCGGGAAGGGTCTGCCCGCAGACAAACTCGACAACGACGACATCCCCGAGGACGCCCCGCTGTCGATGGGCTTCAAGTCGGGCTTTCGGGACAACCTCCCGAGCGAGGACCGCGTCACCATCGACGACGGTCCCATGGCGGGCGGGACGACCATCGCGTCCTCGACACTCCGTATCGACTTGGACCGGTGGTACGACCAGAGTCACGAGGCGCGAACCGAGGAGATGTTCTGCCCGGCCCACAGTTCCGACGACGTGGGTCCCGTCGGCGAGAAACTCGGCAGTGACAGCGGTATCACCGAGGAGGACGCCGAGCGCGTCGACGCCGACGCCGAGGCGCACGGCCGCGTGGGTCACACGCAGAAGGTGGCCCGCGCCCGCGACGACGACTTCGAGACGCGCATCCTCCGCCGCACCGAGGGCGTCGCCGACACCGTCCACGACGGCGCGGGGTTCCAGTTCAACGCGATTCAGGAGACGATGCAGGACTTCGTGGAGACGCGCAAGGCGATGAACGTCGACGAGTACGACCACGACGTGCCCGCCGAGGAACACGGCATCGTCGACTACTTGGAGACGCTCCGCCGCGGGGCCTATCTCGCACCGCCCCGCGAGAAATGGGCGCTCCCGGTGGTCTGACGATGCGGAGAGGCACACTCGCGGTCGCAGTTGCGGCGCTCCTCGTCCTCGCTGGGTGCTCGGCGGGCGGCGCGTTCGGTCCCAACACGTCGGACCGGGACGCACCCCGTCTCCAGTTCGAGAACGCGACGGCCGCGTCGGGCCTCCAGTACGAGGCGAGCGGAAGCGGCGTGGGAAGCGGCAACTCCGGGGTGTACGCCGCCGACGTGAACAACGACTCGTGGACGGACGTGCTCGCCGTCGGCGGGGCGGGACCGACGCTGTTCGAGAATCGGGAGGGTGAGTTCGCCCGGAGCGACGCGCTCCCGCCGGTGGAGGGCAAGGTCAAGAGCGCGGCGTTCGTCGACGTGGAACGCGACGGCTACCCCGACCTGTTCCTGTTCACCCGGGACGGCGCGGTCCACGCGTTCCACAACGACGACGGGACCTTCGAACGGACCGACTACGGTCTCGGGAACCTCACCTACCCGCTGGGCGCGACGGCCGCCGACTACGACGGCGACGGGGACACCGACCTGTTCGTCTACCAGTCCGGGCCGTGGCGAGACCGCAAGCCAGCGGGCTACTTCAACCTCGAAACGACCATCGACGCGGACAACGGGAACCGGAACTACCTCTACGAGAACGTCGGCGGCGAGTTCCGCCGGGTCGAGAGCGACGACATCGGGGGCAACCACTGGAGCCTCGCGGCCAGTTTCGCCGACCTCACCGGCGACGGCCGCCCGGACATCCACGTCGCCAACGACTACAACAACGACACGCTGTACGTCAACCGCGGCGACGGCACTTTCGAACAGCGCTCGCTCGGCGGGTCGACGGCCCGCAACGGGATGGCCTCCGAAGTCGCGGACGTGACCGGCGACGGCCGTCCCGACGTGTTCGTCTCGAACATTTGGTTCCCCGACCTGCAAGCGAACATGGACCAGGAGCGCTACGACCGCCTGAAACGCTTACTGGAGTTCGTCATCCACTCCAGTCGGACGCAGGGCAACACGCTCCTCGTCAACGGCGGGGATGGAAGCTTCGAGGACCGCGCCGACGACCTCGGCGTTCGCCACGGCGGGTGGGGATGGGCCGCCAGCGCGACCGACTTCGACAACGACGGCGACCGCGACCTCGTCCACACGACCCAACACGTCGTCCGCGTCAACCGGACCGACCCCGTCTACACATACCCGATGGTGTTCCAGTCGAACCGCGCGTCGGGCGAGGACGGATTCGTCCGCGTGAACAAGACCCGTAACGGGATGGAAGAGACCGACGGGCGAGGGCTGGCGACGCTCGACTACGACCACGACGGCGCGCAGGAACTCGTCGTCGCCGTCTACGACGCCCCGTTCGTCGTCTACGACAACGCGGCCGCCGACGGCAACAGCCTCCAGTTCCGCGCCGTCGACGAGCACGGCGCGACGGCGCTCGGCGCCGTCGTTACCGTCACGGCCGGTGACACCGAACAGGTGGTCGCACAGACGGCCAACGTCGACTACCTCTCGCAGGACTCCCGCGTCGAACACGTCGGTCTCGGCGACCACGAGACTGCGACCGTCCACGTCCGGTGGCCCGACGGCACCGAACGGCAGTTCGAGGACGTGTCGGCGAACCAGCGGCTTCGTCTGACCAAGGACGGCGTCGTCGTCACGGCGCGGACCGAGTAGCGGGACTCGGTTTTCACACCATCCAAAATTATAAATAGCCGTGGTAGAATCGTTCTCACCATGCAGTCAAGAGGCGAGCAACCACTGTATAGAGACGACACTGTCTCCACCTCGAAACGCGTCGCTGACCTCCTCGAACGAATGACGCTCGAAGAGAAGGTCGGGCAGTTGGTGGGGACGTGGGCGGGCCACCTCAGCGAGTTCAAGGACATCGACGACGTGGCCGACGAAATCCGCGAGCACAACGTCGGCGCCGTCGCCTCGTTCGGGTGGGGCGGCGCGGTGGACATGCGACTCGACGACATCGTCGAACACGTAAACCGCCTGCAGGAAGTCGCCCTCTCGGAGACCCGCCTCGGGATTCCGCTGTTGTTCAACGTCGACGCCGTCCACGGCCACGCCTACGTCGCGGAGGGCACGGCCTTTCCCAACGGCCTCGGGGCCGCGGCGACGTGGGACGTAGACGGCGTCGAGCGAGCGGCGGGCATCACGGCGACGGAGGTACGCCGAAGCGGCGCCCACCAGAACTACTCGCCGACCTGCGACGTGGCCCGCGACCCCCGGTGGGGCCGCACCTTCGAGACGTTCGGCGAGAGCCCCTACCTCTGTGCGAAACTGGCGGCCGCGAAAGTCCGCGGGTATCAGGGCGACGGCATCGAGGATTCGTCGTCCGTCGTCGCGACGGCGAAGCACTTCCCGGCCTACAGCGAACCCGAACGCGGCGAGGACGCCGCGCCCGTCGAAGTCTCCGACTATCTCCTCCGCAACGTCTTCCTCCCGTCGTTCCTCGACGTTCTCGACGAGGACGTCGAGTCGGTGATGCCCTCCTACAACGCCATCGACGGCGAACCGTCCCACGGGTCGCGGCGCTACCTGACGGACCTGCTCCGCGGGACCCTCGGTTTCGACGGCACCGTCGTCTCCGACTGGAACGGCGTCCGGATGCTCCACGACGACCACAAGATTACCGCCGACCACCGCGAATCGGTGCGACAGACCCGGGAGGCCGGACTCGACATCGCCTCCGTCGACGCTATCGACCACGCCGAGCACCTCGTCTCGCTGGTCGAAGACGGCGAAGTTGCCGAGGCCGTCATCGACGACAGCGTCGAGCGAATCCTCGACCAGAAGTTCCGACTCGGCCTGTTCGAGGACGCCTTCGTCGACCCGAGCGAGGCGCGAGACATCGTCGGTGCGGAGGCCCACCGCGACGCGGCCCTCGACGCGGCCCGCGACTCGATGACGCTCCTCCAGAACGAGGACCTCCTCCCGCTCTCCGACGACGCGGACGTTCTCGTCGCCGGGCCGAACGCGGACGACGTGGTTCACCAACTCGGCGGGTGGAGCGTTCCCGACGCCGAGGGGACCGACGTGGTGACAATTCGCGACGGCGTCGAGGACGCCACCTCGGGCGATGTCGTCTACGAACAGGGCGCGACGATGAACGATCCGGTCGACGTGGACGCGGCCGTCGATACCGCCACAGACGCCGACGTGGCCGTCGTCGCCCTCGGCGAACCGTGGTACCTCCACGAGTTCGGTCCGACGGTCGACACGGGGACGGAACCCGACGAGTTCCCGAACCGCCACACGCTCCACCTCCCGGACGCCCAGCGCGAACTCGTCGAAGCGATTCACGAGACGGGGACGCCCGTCGTCGGCGTGTTGGTCACCGGCCGACCGCTCGTCGTCGACTGGATGGCCGAGAACGTCCCGGCGCTCCTCATGGCGTACTACCCCGGGACGATGGGCGGGCAGGCCGTCGCCGAGACGCTGTTCGGCGAGAACGACCCGAGCGGTCGCCTCCCCATCACCATCCCGAAGTCCGAGGGTCACCTGCAGGCACGGTTCAACCACTTCCCGCACCCGACGCCGATCGGGCAGGAGGAACACCCCTCCTCGTACGACCCGCTGTTCGAGTTCGGCCACGGCCTCAGTTACGCCGAGTTCGAGTACGGCGACGTGGAACTGACCGACTCGACCATCGGCCCGCACGAGACGACGACGGTCAGAGTTCCGGTCGAGAACGTCAGCGACCGAGCGGGCACCGATGTCGTGCAGGTGTACGCTACCGACCACGCGAGTTCGCACGTTACGCCGGTCCGCGAACTCCGTGGCTTCGAGCGCGTCTCGCTCGACGGCGGTGAGACGACGACGGCAGAAATCGAACTCGACGCGGCCGAACTCGGCCGGGTCGACAGCGACGGCGTCCGCCAGACCGAGGCGGGCAGATACTCGGTCCACGTCGGCGACCAGACGGTCGAACTCTCTATCGAGACGACCTACGACTGAACCGGGTTGTCGAACGAAATCGCCTCCAGCGTTATCTTCTGCGCTTCGAGGTCCTCGAACACCGCGCCCCAACCGCCGACGACGACTTCCTCCCCGTCCGCTTCGAGCGTCACCACCGCGTACGTCGAGAGGCGTTCGAGCGACGGGGAATCGTTGCGGTACACGTTCGGGTAGTAGATGTCCGTGACCGTCCCCGTGACCGTCTGGAACTCCCTGCTGTCGACGCCGATGCCCGAGACGGTCACGACGATGTCTGCGCCGTCGTGGAACAGCGAGGTCACGTCGCGGATGAACTCCTTGAGGCTGATGTATGTCTTCGGCGTCTGCTGGTTCGCGGACAGCGGTGCCCACGAGTACCAGAGGCAGGTCTGGAAGTACCAGTGGTTGATAAACGAGAGGATGTCGTCGTGAATGAGGATGCCGTAGTTCTCCCCGGCGCGCGAGTTCGGCGCGAAGTACGTCTGACTCCGGTCGAGGATGGCGATGAACGGCCCGGGTATCTTGACGACGCGCATCTCGAGGTTCGGTTTCGAGAGGTCCCACGCCTCGCTTCGCTCGGCCAAGTCCGGTTCGTAGTAGATGGCGACGTGGACGACCACGTCGCGGTCGGCGGCCGCGTTCAGGTCGGACCGGAGCGCGTCGAACTGGTCGGCCGTCAGCGCCACCTCGACGGCCACGTCCGTCTCCCGAATCTGTGCTCGGGCGCGGTCCAGCACTGTCTCGGCGTGCTTGACGACGCCGACGCGGTGGTCGTTGAGGTCCGGTTCCTCCCACCGGTCTTCGAGTTCCTCGGCGGCGTCGGTGAACAGTTCGCCGCGTTCGCGCAGGTGCGTGAGGATGTCGACGGGGTCCGACGGTTCTGCGTGCAATCGGTCCTGGTCGATGGTCTCCACGAACCCCTTCGACTCCAGCGACCGGAGCGTATCGTACACCTGCGACGTCGGCACGTCCGACTTCTTCGCCACGTCGACGGCTGGCAGCCGTCCGTAGTCCACGAGCGCGAGGTACGCCTCCGCCTCGTAGCTAGTGAGGTCGGCGTTTTCCAGCGCCCGTTTGAGTGTGTCGCGGTCCATACACCAACGCTGGCGTCCAAGCGTATGAATGTTTACTGCACCCAGATGCCCGAT
This window encodes:
- a CDS encoding glycoside hydrolase family 3 N-terminal domain-containing protein, whose protein sequence is MQSRGEQPLYRDDTVSTSKRVADLLERMTLEEKVGQLVGTWAGHLSEFKDIDDVADEIREHNVGAVASFGWGGAVDMRLDDIVEHVNRLQEVALSETRLGIPLLFNVDAVHGHAYVAEGTAFPNGLGAAATWDVDGVERAAGITATEVRRSGAHQNYSPTCDVARDPRWGRTFETFGESPYLCAKLAAAKVRGYQGDGIEDSSSVVATAKHFPAYSEPERGEDAAPVEVSDYLLRNVFLPSFLDVLDEDVESVMPSYNAIDGEPSHGSRRYLTDLLRGTLGFDGTVVSDWNGVRMLHDDHKITADHRESVRQTREAGLDIASVDAIDHAEHLVSLVEDGEVAEAVIDDSVERILDQKFRLGLFEDAFVDPSEARDIVGAEAHRDAALDAARDSMTLLQNEDLLPLSDDADVLVAGPNADDVVHQLGGWSVPDAEGTDVVTIRDGVEDATSGDVVYEQGATMNDPVDVDAAVDTATDADVAVVALGEPWYLHEFGPTVDTGTEPDEFPNRHTLHLPDAQRELVEAIHETGTPVVGVLVTGRPLVVDWMAENVPALLMAYYPGTMGGQAVAETLFGENDPSGRLPITIPKSEGHLQARFNHFPHPTPIGQEEHPSSYDPLFEFGHGLSYAEFEYGDVELTDSTIGPHETTTVRVPVENVSDRAGTDVVQVYATDHASSHVTPVRELRGFERVSLDGGETTTAEIELDAAELGRVDSDGVRQTEAGRYSVHVGDQTVELSIETTYD
- a CDS encoding TrmB family transcriptional regulator; translated protein: MDRDTLKRALENADLTSYEAEAYLALVDYGRLPAVDVAKKSDVPTSQVYDTLRSLESKGFVETIDQDRLHAEPSDPVDILTHLRERGELFTDAAEELEDRWEEPDLNDHRVGVVKHAETVLDRARAQIRETDVAVEVALTADQFDALRSDLNAAADRDVVVHVAIYYEPDLAERSEAWDLSKPNLEMRVVKIPGPFIAILDRSQTYFAPNSRAGENYGILIHDDILSFINHWYFQTCLWYSWAPLSANQQTPKTYISLKEFIRDVTSLFHDGADIVVTVSGIGVDSREFQTVTGTVTDIYYPNVYRNDSPSLERLSTYAVVTLEADGEEVVVGGWGAVFEDLEAQKITLEAISFDNPVQS